The Methanobacterium petrolearium genome contains the following window.
AACGCAGAAAAATAGGAGGAATTAAAGTAGCCTCTACGGTTCCCCTCACCCACATGGATGAAGGCACGATCCGTTCCATACTCAATGAGTACGGGGTGCACAGTGCTGATGTACTCATCAGAGAAGACGTTACCATTGATCGATTCATTGATTCATTGGACAATAGCATTGTATACATACCACTCCTAATGGTGGTTAACAAGATCGATCTGGCAGAAGAATCATACCTAAAAGAACTTCATGAAAAGATGCAAGATGCGCTTTACATCGCCGCGGATAAAGGAATGATGGTTGACGAACTTAAAGAGGAAATATTCAATCGTTTGAAGCTTATAAGAATTTATCTGAAGCCCCAAGGTAAGAAAGCTGATTTAAATGAACCTTTAATTGTTAGGGATGGGTCTACTGTGGAAGATGTGGCAGGCAGACTTCACCGGGATTTTCTTAAAAACTTTCGCCACGCCAAAGTATGGGGTAGTTCAGTGAAATTTCCTGGTCAGAAAGTAGGACTGGATCATGTATTGGAAGATAAGGATGTGTTACGTATAATTATCAAAAAATAATCATCAAGAAAAATCAAGTAATTTTATTACAATAAATTTTTAATCACATATTATGAGGTGTAAAAACGATGAAACTGGATGATATCATAGTATCAAGGGGAATTGTAGAAGGATACATGGAGGAATTATTAGATTACATGGACATGGATGTGGCTATAGGTGGAGGAGGACCATCTGGCCTCACCGCCGGTTACTACCTTGCCAAAGCCGGTCTTAAAGTTGCCCTATTTGAGAAGAAACTCAGTATGGGTGGTGGAATGTGGGGTGGTGGAATGATGTTCAACAAGATCGTAGTCCAGGAAGAAGGAAAACGAATCCTGGATGAAATGGGCATCAACTACCAAGAATACCAGGAAGGCTACTACCTGGCTGATTCTGTGGAATCTGCTTCCACACTCTGCTCAAAAGCATGTCAAGCAGGACTTAAAGTCTTCAACCTAATGGAAATTGAAGACGTGATGATAAAAGAGAAAGGAGTGGAGGGATTAGTGATTAATTGGAGCCCTGTTGAAATGGCAGGTCTCCATGTAGATCCCATCACATTAGGTGCAAAAGCAGTGATAGATGCCACCGGACACCCATGTGAGATAGTGAAAGTCCTGGAAAGAAAAATGGAAGCATCCCTGGAAACTGAAACCGGAGGGATAATGGGAGAAAAATCCATGTGGGCTGATGTGGCTGAAGGAAAAATCATAAGCAATGTCAGTGAAGTGTACCCTGGATTATATGTAACAGGTATGGCAGCCAACGCAGTGCATGGCTCTCCCCGTATGGGCCCCATATTTGGGGGAATGCTTTTATCCGGAGAAAAAGTTGCTGAAATCCTGATTGAAAAACTGAAATAAAACATTCTGACTATTCAAATTAGCAGCTAAAATAAAACATTCAGATGATCCCGGAATGAAACATTCCGAACATTCAAATTAACAGCTAAAATAAATTAATGAATCGAAAAAATGGATTTGGAAATGATAATACTCCTTACAGGAACCCCAGGAACCGGTAAAACCACTGTATCACCTTTACTGGCCGAAGAGTTTAACTGCACACTAATTGATATTAACCAATTAGTTGACGAGAAAAAACTCTACACTGGATTGGATTCTCAAAAGGGTTATAAAGTTGTGGATATGGTTGCTTTAGAGGGAGAAATCCAAAAAATCATTGATAAAAAAGACCATCAATGTGTAATAATCGAAGGACACCTTTCTCATTATTTCCCCCGGGCAAATTTCGTGGTTGTTCTGCGAACAGAACCCAGTGTCCTTGAAGAAAGACTCATAAAAAGGGATTGGAAATCATCCAAGATTCATGAAAACCTCGAGGCAGAAGCCCTGGATATCTGCACATGGGAAGCCCACCAAACACATGGTTCCAAGGTGCATGAAGTGGATACCACAAATATTACTCCAGAAGAATCAGTTAACACAATTTTAGAGATTATCAGGGGAGAAAAATCACGTCCGCCGGGCAATATAGATTTTTCAGGGTTTTTAACCAGATAAAACCTTTGAGGCCCTTGAAAATTATACAGATAATTAATGGGGAAAGCTTTTTAAGGGGTAAAGTAGTAAACTGTAATATTATTCTTAAGTACACCCTCAGGTTTTTTAGGAATTAACCCCTATGATTTACACTCCTGATGAAACTTAAGATCTCCGTATTCTGGCATTTATAGGTTCCACAAGGGGTTAATAAGTTGAAAAGAGGAAGAAGACCGCGATGGATGATTGATATAGCTCTAGAGCGAATGGAAATCCTCTTAAACCTTGCAGATGGGGAGTTTTCTATTCATCCGGAACGTTCCCATCGTTACGTGGAAATGGCCTGGAAAATAGCCACTAAATACAACCTGAAGATACCATCTTCATGGAGGGGAAGGTTCTGCAGGAACTGTCATAAGTTTCTAAAACCAGGTTCCAACTGCCAAATACGATTACATGATTCAATGGTAAATATCAAATGTTTGGAATGTGGAGAAATCATGAGAAAGCCTTACATTAAAGAAAAGAAGGCAAAAAGGAGGAATAAAATTGAATCCCGCACATTCCAAGAAGGAGCTGATGCGTAGGTCACTTTCCACCATCACCTTAAACATAGGCAAATCCGGAGTTAACCCCGGTGTTATGGACGAAATTAAGCGCCAGCTTAAGGAAAGAGAAGTGGTGAAGCTCAGATTTTCCAAGGGTATATCCCATGAGAAAGAAAACTATATTACCCACATCACCGAAAAATCAAATGCTAAACTCATTGATTTTAGAGGTAACGTTGCGGTAATCTTCAAAAAAAGAAGAAATTAGGAGAAATAATATGACTACGATTTATGATGTGCCTGCCGATTCGCTAATTAGCGAAATCGCCAAGGAGTTAAGTGAAAACAAAAAGATAACCCCCCCAGAATGGGCGCAATTCGTCAAAACAGGGGTTCATAAAGAGAGAAGACCCGAAAATCCTGATTGGTGGTATGTGCGCTGCGCATCTCTACTTCGCAGGGTATACATAGACGGTCCAGTGGGCATAAACAGTCTCAGAACCTACTATGGTGGAAAAAAGGACAAAGGTACTAACCCTGAGAAATTTAAACGAGGCAGTGGTTCTGTAACCAGAACAGCCCTTCACCAGTTAGAAAAAGCAGGTCTAGTTGAAAAAAGAGAAGAAGGACGAGTTGTAACTCCTGCCGGAAGATCTTTCCTTGACAAAGCCTCTTTCAAACTGAAAGAAGACATACCTGAACTTGCAAAATATTAGGAATATATAATCAATTTATAAAGGTACTAAAAAGAGAGGAGGTATAAGATGAGCGATATTGAGGAAATAAGGCGAAGAAGAATGCAGGAACTACAACAACAGGCAGCGGCACAACAAGCTCAACAGCAATCCCAAGATGCCCAATCCCAGGAACAGATGCGCAGGGAATTAGAAGCCCAAAAAAGACAAGCAATGATTCAAATACTCACCCCTGAAGCCCGCAGTCGCCTGGCAAACCTCCGCCTCACTAAACCTGAGTTCGTGGATCAGATCGAACTGCAACTCATCCAACTGGCCCAAATGGGCAGGATTAAATCAAAAATCACTGACCCTCAACTTAAAGAATTACTGCGTAAGATGGCAGGTCAGAAAAGAGATATTAACATCACCTGGAAATGAAAGCCGCGGTGTTATACAGTGGAGGTAAAGACAGCTCACTGGTAGCTGTAATACTCCAACGATTAGGATATCAAGTGGAACTGGTAACAGCCAATTTTGGTATTTTCCCTTCATGGAAATCCGCATCACAATCTGCATCTTGTTTAGGATTTAAACACCATGTCCTAAGGGCAGATCCTAAGATAATGGAAGAAGCAGTTAACATAATATTAAAAGATGGATTTCCAAACCACGGAATCAATCTACTACACAAAGAAATCCTCAAACAGGCTGCAGAGAAATATCAGGTGTTGGCTGATGGCACCAGAAGAGATGATCGGGTGCCCAAATTAAATTTGAATGAAATTCAAAGCCTAGAAGATTCTAAAAGTGTTCAATACTTAAATCTGGCTGGATGGGGTCATAAAACCATAAATCAGCTGTCAAAACAGCTCTTTAACCTTGTGAGGGAACCCACCAACAGGGATAACAATTCAGACTATGAGATTGAAATACGATGTCTAATAAACCAGGTGGAAGGTAAAGACACAGCTAGTAAATTATTCCCCCCACACATACAATCAAGAGTAACAGGATGGAGAAAAGATGAGCAGAAATAAACCATTGGCCAAAAAGTTAAGACTGGCAAAGGCAGGCAAACAAAACAGACGGGTGCCTCTATGGGTGATGATGAAAACCAATCGTAAAGTTAGAACCCACCCGAAAATGAGACATTGGAGAAGAAGTAAGATAAAAGCATAATTTTAATTTGAGGAGTGAATAGAGATGGAAAGAGTTTATGTTATACCCCTCCGGGATGCTAAAAAGGTTCCAAGAACCAAAAGGTCACCAAAAGCAACCCGTGTTGTGAGGGAATTCATCCAGAAACACATGAAATCTGATGACGTCAAACTGGATGCATCGGTAAATGAAACAATATGGGAAAGGGGAATTCAAAAAATACCCCCTAAGATCAAAGTTAAGGCAACCAAAGAAGATGATGGTTCCGTACTGGTCACCCTAGCCCAATAGGTGAGCTCCTATGATTAGGAGAGTTAATCTGGCCGGCAATCCCAATTTAGGGGTTTCCCTGGCAGCCACTGACAAAGTGGCCCTGGCACCACCTAACCTGGGAGAAAAAATGGTACAAGTTGTGGAAGAATGCCTAGAAGTACCTGTAATTAAAACTCCTATAAGTGGAAGCAGCCTGGCCGGAGCCCTGGCAGTAGGAAACTCCAGAGGAATTCTGGTATCCAAATACGCCTTTGACAAAGAGATAAAAACCATAACAGAATCTGGTTTAAAAGTAGAACGGATACCTGACAGACTTACTGCAGTGGGCAACATAATACTGGCTAACGACCACGGAGCTTTGGTGAACCCATTACTATCTGAAGAAGCCATGGAAGTGGTTTCCGAAACCCTTGACGTGGACGTGGTCAGAAGTAGTATAGCTAATTTCAAAATCACCGGATCAGTGGCAGTAGCCACCAACAAAGGAGTACTTGTCCACCCATCATCAACCCCAAAAGAATTAGAATTCATGGAAAAAACCATGAAAGTCCCTGCAGATATTGGAACAGTTAA
Protein-coding sequences here:
- a CDS encoding DUF7411 family protein; its protein translation is MKAAVLYSGGKDSSLVAVILQRLGYQVELVTANFGIFPSWKSASQSASCLGFKHHVLRADPKIMEEAVNIILKDGFPNHGINLLHKEILKQAAEKYQVLADGTRRDDRVPKLNLNEIQSLEDSKSVQYLNLAGWGHKTINQLSKQLFNLVREPTNRDNNSDYEIEIRCLINQVEGKDTASKLFPPHIQSRVTGWRKDEQK
- a CDS encoding ribonuclease P protein component 4, giving the protein MKRGRRPRWMIDIALERMEILLNLADGEFSIHPERSHRYVEMAWKIATKYNLKIPSSWRGRFCRNCHKFLKPGSNCQIRLHDSMVNIKCLECGEIMRKPYIKEKKAKRRNKIESRTFQEGADA
- a CDS encoding 50S ribosomal protein L39e, with product MSRNKPLAKKLRLAKAGKQNRRVPLWVMMKTNRKVRTHPKMRHWRRSKIKA
- a CDS encoding 30S ribosomal protein S19e, producing the protein MTTIYDVPADSLISEIAKELSENKKITPPEWAQFVKTGVHKERRPENPDWWYVRCASLLRRVYIDGPVGINSLRTYYGGKKDKGTNPEKFKRGSGSVTRTALHQLEKAGLVEKREEGRVVTPAGRSFLDKASFKLKEDIPELAKY
- a CDS encoding adenylate kinase family protein translates to MDLEMIILLTGTPGTGKTTVSPLLAEEFNCTLIDINQLVDEKKLYTGLDSQKGYKVVDMVALEGEIQKIIDKKDHQCVIIEGHLSHYFPRANFVVVLRTEPSVLEERLIKRDWKSSKIHENLEAEALDICTWEAHQTHGSKVHEVDTTNITPEESVNTILEIIRGEKSRPPGNIDFSGFLTR
- a CDS encoding sulfide-dependent adenosine diphosphate thiazole synthase, whose protein sequence is MKLDDIIVSRGIVEGYMEELLDYMDMDVAIGGGGPSGLTAGYYLAKAGLKVALFEKKLSMGGGMWGGGMMFNKIVVQEEGKRILDEMGINYQEYQEGYYLADSVESASTLCSKACQAGLKVFNLMEIEDVMIKEKGVEGLVINWSPVEMAGLHVDPITLGAKAVIDATGHPCEIVKVLERKMEASLETETGGIMGEKSMWADVAEGKIISNVSEVYPGLYVTGMAANAVHGSPRMGPIFGGMLLSGEKVAEILIEKLK
- a CDS encoding YhbY family RNA-binding protein translates to MRRSLSTITLNIGKSGVNPGVMDEIKRQLKEREVVKLRFSKGISHEKENYITHITEKSNAKLIDFRGNVAVIFKKRRN
- a CDS encoding DNA-binding protein produces the protein MSDIEEIRRRRMQELQQQAAAQQAQQQSQDAQSQEQMRRELEAQKRQAMIQILTPEARSRLANLRLTKPEFVDQIELQLIQLAQMGRIKSKITDPQLKELLRKMAGQKRDINITWK
- a CDS encoding 50S ribosomal protein L31e produces the protein MERVYVIPLRDAKKVPRTKRSPKATRVVREFIQKHMKSDDVKLDASVNETIWERGIQKIPPKIKVKATKEDDGSVLVTLAQ
- a CDS encoding translation initiation factor IF-6, with the translated sequence MIRRVNLAGNPNLGVSLAATDKVALAPPNLGEKMVQVVEECLEVPVIKTPISGSSLAGALAVGNSRGILVSKYAFDKEIKTITESGLKVERIPDRLTAVGNIILANDHGALVNPLLSEEAMEVVSETLDVDVVRSSIANFKITGSVAVATNKGVLVHPSSTPKELEFMEKTMKVPADIGTVNQGTKLVGAGTVANSNGVLVGENTTGPEMARIEESLGFLEELL
- a CDS encoding OBG GTPase family GTP-binding protein; translated protein: MDIEEKIRKIEDEITKTPYNKATSHHIGKLKAKISKLREESIKKSSSSTKGRGFTLKKTGDSTVVLVGFPSVGKSTILNQITNAQSKIGAYEFTTLDVIPGVMEYRGAQIQIFDIPGIIAGASKGKGRGREILSVARNADLVVMVLDVFNPHHKELIMDELLNIGIRPNQTAPDIKVKRRKIGGIKVASTVPLTHMDEGTIRSILNEYGVHSADVLIREDVTIDRFIDSLDNSIVYIPLLMVVNKIDLAEESYLKELHEKMQDALYIAADKGMMVDELKEEIFNRLKLIRIYLKPQGKKADLNEPLIVRDGSTVEDVAGRLHRDFLKNFRHAKVWGSSVKFPGQKVGLDHVLEDKDVLRIIIKK